CGCCGATGCTGCCGCCCCGGAACAGGTTCAGGCCCGTGAGGCTGAAGCGCAGGTTGGAACCCGTCGTCGAGCCCGTCTGGTAGTACAGCCCCGCCCCGCCCGCGCCGAAGCCAGCAAACCCGCCAAAGGAGTCGGCGGCGGCGGAGGAAACGGCCGTCAGGGCCAGGATGCCGAGCAGAGCCTTCTTCATGAGCGGAGCATAGTCAAAAGCTGGTGCGTAAAAAACCGGCACATCTTTAAAGCTTCCCGGCCTGACTTTGTGTTTTCATTCATGCTCTACTCGCCCACCCCCACTTCGGCCAGGCGGCTTAACCGTTCCAGGGCCTGTTCCAATTCGGCCCGGGCCTTACAAAAGGCCAGCCGCAAGAGCCCTCGGGGGGCCGGGTGGTTCAGATAAAACGCCTCGCCGGGGATCACGGCCACCCCCGCGTCGCGCACCAGCGCCTCCGCCTGCCAGCCGGGGCGCCGGGCGGTGAGGAAATAGGTGCCGCGCGGCTCGAAGACGGTGGCCCCCAGCTCCCGCAGCCCATTCGCCAGCAGGCCCATCCGTTCCCCGTACTCGGCGCGCAGCCCCTCGTAAAAGCCCTCCCGCCGCGCGACGGGCAGGGCGGCGGCCACCGCGACCTGAAAGGGTGTGGGCGTGCAGAAAGAGCCCACCTGCCGGATAGCGGCGATGTTCCCGGCCAGGCCCGGGGGACAGGCCACCCAGCCGACGCGCCAGCCCGTCGCTTCCAGCCTCTTGCCCGCGCTGCCCACCGTGAAGGTCCGCTCGGGCGCGAGGTCCCGCAGGGGCACCGGCCTCTCCCCGAAGTACAGCTCGTCGTACACCTCGTCGCTGACGATCCACAGGTCGTGCTGACGGGCGAGGGCGACCAGGGCCTCCAGCTCCGCGCGGCTGAACACGGTCCCGGTCGGGTTGTAGGGACTGTTGAGGAGCAGGGCGCGGGTGCGGGGCGTGACGGCGTTTCGCACGGCGTCCAGGTCGAGGGTCCACCCCTCCGCGTCCGTCAACCGCATGGGCACGGTGACGGGCAAGGCGCCCGCGAGCCGCGCCTGGGGCACGTACACGTCGAACACGGGTTCGAGCATCAGCACCTCGTCGCCCGGGCCGTACAGGGCGAGCGCGAGGATGTTCAGGGCCTCGGTCGCCCCCGAGGTCACGACCACGTCGGCGCCGTCCACCCCCAGGTCCGCGCCGATGGCGTCCCGCAGCAGGGGCAGGCCCGCCGGGGGCGCGTATTGGTCACTCACCCCCACCGCCCGCCTCGCCGCGTCGAGCAGGAAGGCGGGCGGAGGATCGGAGGGAAAGCCCTGTCCCAGGTTCACCGCGCCGTACTGCACGGCGAGGCGGCTCATGTGCGCGAACACGCTCTCGGAGGACGACCGGGCACGCGGCAGGAGTTCAGGCATGGGGGCAGTCTGATGCACCCGGCGCGGCCCGTGGAGGATGGGTCAGACAGGCACACCCTATCCTCTCCCCCGTGCCCCCCTTCCTGCGCGGCCTGACCCTGGGCCTCTCGCTGATCGTCGCCATCGGGCCGCAAAACGCCCTTGTGCTGCGGCAGGGGCTGACGCGGAGGTACGCAGGGCTGGCCGCGCTGACATGTTCACTCGCCGACACGGCCTTGACCACATTCGGCGTGCTGGGCGTGGGGGCGTTGCTGGCAGGTTCCCCGGTGCTGGTCACGCTTGGGACACTGGCGGGAGCAACCTTTCTGCTGTGGTACGGGTGGCGTTCCTTCCAGTCAGCCCGCCATACGGGGACGCTCCAGCCCGAGGGACAGGCCGCGCAAACCCCTGGGACAGTTCTCGTCACCGCTGCGGCCTTCAGCCTCCTCAACCCCCACGCCCTCCTCGACACGGTGGTACTGATCGGCGGGGCGAGCGCGGGGCTGGGGAGTGCAGGCCGCACCGCCTTCCTCCTCGGCACCATCCTCGCCTCGTGGCTGTGGTTTTTCGGCCTCGCCCTGCTCGCGGGCCGCTTCGCGCCGTTGATGCGCTCGCCCCGCGCGTGGCAGGTGCTGGACGTGCTGATCGGGGTGGTGATGTGGGGGATTGCGGTGGGGCTGGTGCGGAGCGTGTTTTCAGGAGGATGAGGCGCCCAGGTCGTCGAGATGGGTGTAAAGCACATCCGTCCGCCATACCGCCAGCCCGCAGCCGAAGAAATCCCCATCCTCCGTCCACACGTCCGCGCTCAGGGCGAGCGCGAGGGCGACGGTGGGCCAGTCGTCGGGGTCCTGGGGGACGCGGAGGCGGGCCTGGGGTTCGAAGGGGGCAAAGGTTTCTTCCGGGATTACCGTCACGCGCCTCCTTAAAAGGTTCAGCGCCGTGAGCAGCCAAGCTCGCTTCTGTGCATCAGAGAAACCGGCACGCCGGGCCAGGGGTTCCAGCCGCCGCTCTAATTCATACGTTGCCTCTCCGAAAGCTCGCGGGGCGATGAACAACTCGGCCTCCAACGTCTCGAACTTCGCCTGGCCGCGGCGTCGGAGCAATTCCCCCACGACGACATTGGCATCCAAAATGAGTTTCAGAGCCGACCTACCGCGGCAGAAGCAGGCGCATCCTCCTGGGCAGTCGTCTGGGAAGTGGCACCGAACAACTCGTCCTCCAACGCTTCGACGCTGAGCCCCAGTCTACGGGCCAGGTCTTCCATCTTTTCGTTGAAGGCGCTCTGCGCTTCCCGAATCCTGGCAGAGTTTGCGACCGCGACAGGGGTGTAAAAGCCGATGGGCTTCCCGTGCCGCTCAATGACGAAAGGCTCCCCACCCGCCAGAAGCTGCGTCGCCTTGTCCTTGAACTCCTTGATCCCCACTCGCTTTACGGCCATGCTGGACCTCCCCCAAAGTGGACACCAGTATAGTCAGAATCAGCAATGGGGCGCAATGGATCGGTTTGGGGCGTTCCCTATGACGTGATCTCCACAATGGGTTCGCCTGCCAGAAGCAATTGATGAGCCTGCACGAAGTTTCGGCCAAAAATTTCCATCAGCCGCGCCTTGCTGGTGTTCCCGCAGGTCACGTAAAGGAGCCTTGGTGGGGGCCCGAGACGCACCAGGCGCTCCAGAAAATCTGCGTCCTTGGAAACCATCACCACGCCCGCCGCTCGTGCCGCCTGGAAGATCACCTCGTCCTCAGCATTCCGGTAGCCCAGGTACGCCACGCTGTAAGCCTCCACGCCGAAGGTCGCGGTCAGCCAGGGAGCCAGGGCGGGCGGCAACTGCGCGTCAATCCAGTAGACGAGGGTTTCCGCCATCCGCTCAGGCACTCAGGCGCGGGTGGTTAACGTACCGCGAGGCCCAGAGCAACGCCGCGTGAATGTCCTCGCGCTCCAGGTCCGGGTAGTCGCTTAAAATCTCGTCCACTTCCACGCCCGCGCCGAGCAGGTCCAGCACATCGCTCACCCGAATTCGCATTCCACGGATGCACGGACGACCACCGCACTGCAAGGGGTTGACGGTGATGCGGTCGAGGAGGGTCATGGGGAGAGTTTAGCCCGCTCCCAGCCCCTCCAGCACATCCCTCACCCAAATCCGCATCCCGCGAATGCAGGGGCGCCCGCCGCTCACCTAACGTATAATTCCGTGAATGGCTAAACCTATCGATGTTCTAGTTGAAAAGGCAAATCGGATTATGGATGGAACACACCAGGGTCTGGAGGATTGGAGAGATGCGCTTCAGATATATGAGCAGGCTGGAAGCATGGGGTCTGGTGAGGCATTCTTTAGGTTAGGCCAAATGTACGATTTTGGGAAGGGACCTAAACAAAATATTGAAAAGGCAATCGCTAACTATAAGAAGGCAGCGCAGTTAGGAGAGGCAAAAGCATATGCTGGCTTGGTAACTATCTATGGTCATTTAAAAGACTATCAGAACGGTAGAAAAATATTTTCTTTGCTGCTCACTGAAACCACAAAGCCAATATCTGAGAAAAGGACTGTGGACCTTGTTGCGTGTTTCATTTCGTATGTTGCAGTAATGAGATTCCCGGATTCCCTAGATAAAGAACTCGCGTTACGAGGATTACCGTATGCAATGCGTGGGGCCAAGGACATGCTAGGCTTAGCTAGAGTGACAGGGATAAGGTTGGGCGGCGATATGGTCGCAGGATTTAAGACGGTTTATAGTCTTTCTCAGTCGTACTTAGGGAAGAACGAGAAGTTAGACGAGCAGATTGCTTCATTTCAAAACGAACTTACATCCTATCTTTCTTCTAACAGACAGACGCAGTGAATAGGACTGAATTGTTCGTTAAAGCTATTTTAAATGGTTTATCGGTGTAAGAAAGCGTTCTTAAGGCTGCGCTGCCAATAAAGCTGAAACTTCTACTCCAACTCGTATCCTGACTCGGCGCCTGCATACTCATACACTCAACCCCACCCCCTCCCCCCTCCCCGTGCCATACTCCCTCCCTGGAATGCCCAAGCGCACTGACCTCCAGACCATCCTGATTCTCGGCAGCGGCCCCATCCAGATCGGGCAGGCCGCCGAGTTCGACTATTCGGGCACGCAGGCGCTCAAGGCGCTGAAAAAAGAGGGCTATAGGCTCGTGCTGGTGAACTCCAACCCGGCGACGATCATGACCGACCCCGACCTCGCCGACGCCACCTACCTGGAGCCGCTGACGCCCGAGTTCGTCCGCAAGGTCATCGAGAAGGAGCGCCCCGACGCCCTGCTCCCCACCCTGGGCGGACAGACGGCCCTCAACCTGGCGATGGACCTCAACGCCAACGGCACGCTCGCCGAGTTCGGCGTGGAACTCATCGGCGCCAACGCCGAGGCCATCCACAAGGGCGAGGACCGCGAGGCGTTCCAGGCCGCCATGAAGAAGATCGGCGTGGAGACGGCGCGCGGGAAGATGGTGCATTCGATGGAAGAGGCCGTCGAGTACCAGAAGGAGATCGGCCTCCCCATCGTCATCCGGCCCTCCTTCACGCTGGGCGGCACGGGCGGCGGCATCGCGCACACCTACGAGGACTTCCTGAAGATCACCGAGGGCGGCCTGCGCGACTCGCCGGTGCATTCGGTCCTGCTCGAAGAGTCCATCCTGGGCTGGAAGGAGTACGAGCTGGAGGTCATGCGCGACCACGCCGACACGGTGGTCATCATCACCTCCATCGAGAACTTCGACCCGATGGGCGTGCATACCGGGGACTCGATCACGGTGGCCCCGGCGCAGACCCTCAGCGACGTGGAGTATCAGCGGCTGCGGGACATGTCGCTCGCCATCATCCGCGAGATCGGGGTGGACACGGGCGGCTCCAACATCCAGTTCGCGGTGAACCCCGACAACGGGCGCGTCATCGTGATCGAGATGAACCCGCGCGTCAGCCGCTCCTCGGCGCTGGCGAGCAAGGCGACCGGCTTTCCCATCGCCAAGATCGCCGCCCTGCTCGCGGTGGGCTACCACCTCGACGAGCTGCCGAACGACATCACCCGCTCCACGCCCGCCTCGTTCGAGCCCAGCATCGACTACGTGGTGACGAAGATCCCGCGCTTCGCCTTCGAGAAGTTCCCCGGCACATCCGACGCCCTGGGTACCCAGATGCGGAGCGTGGGCGAGGTCATGGCGATTGGCCGCACCTTCAAGGAGAGCGTGCAGAAGGCGCTGCGGAGCATCGAATCGGATGTGCGCGGAACGTTTGCGGCCATGTCCGACGACGAGTTGCGCGGCCTGCTGTACGGCAACCCGCGCCGCCTGGAGGCCGTGCTCGAACTGCTGCGGCGGGGCGAGGGGGTGGCGGCCCTCCACGACGCGACGAAGATCGACCGCTGGTTCCTGGGGCAGTTGCAGGAGATTGTGGACGCGGAGAAGGAGATTGCGGACCTCGGCCCCATTCAGAGTTGGAAGTACGAAATCTGGCGCGAGGTCAAGCGGCTGGGCTTCTCCGACGCGCGGCTGGGCGAACTCGTGGGGCTGAGCGAACTGGAGATCCGTGAACTTCGCAAGGCCGCCAAAGCCACGCCGGTCTACAAGACGGTGGACACCTGCGCCGCCGAGTTCGAGGCGTACACGCCCTACCACTACTCGACCTACGAGTGGGAGGACGAGGTGACGCCGACCGACAAGCCCAAGGTCGTGATCCTGGGCAGCGGCCCCAACCGCATCGGGCAGGGGGTGGAGTTCGACTACGCGACCGTCCACGCCGTCTGGGCGCTTCAGGAGGCGGGCTATGAGACGATCATGGTCAACTCCAACCCGGAGACGGTCAGCACCGACTACGACACCGCCGACCGCCTGTACTTCGAGCCGCTGACTTTCGAGGACGTGATGAACATCGTCGAGCACGAGAAGCCCGTCGGCGTGATCGTGCAGCTCGGCGGGCAGACGCCCCTCAAGCTCGCGCGGCGGCTGGCGGACGCGGGCGCCCCCATCATCGGCACCCCCCCGGCGACGATTCACGAGGCGGAGGACCGCGCCTCCTTCAACGCCCTGTGCGAGCGGCTGGGGCTGCCGCAGCCGAGGGGCAAGGTGGCCGAGACGCCCGCGCAGGCCCGCGAACTCGCCGCCGAACTCGGCTTCCCCCTGATGGCCCGGCCCTCCTACGTGCTGGGGGGCCGCGCGATGCGGACGGTGCGGAGCATGGAGGAACTGACGACCTACCTGGACGAGGTGTACGCCGCCGTCGAGGGGCAGCCGTCCATCCTGCTCGACCAGTTTCTGGAGGGCGCGCTGGAACTCGACGTGGACACCCTCTGCGACGGGGAGCGGGCGGTCGTGGCGGGGGTCATGGAGCACGTCGAGGCCGCCGGGGTCCACTCGGGCGACTCCGCGTGCGTGCTGCCCCCGGTGAACCTCTCGCCCGAGCTGCTGGCGCGCGTGAAGGCCGACACGGAACGCCTCGCGCTGGAGCTGGGCGTGCGGGGCCTGATGAACGTGCAGTGGGCGGTGAAGGACGGCACCGCGTACATCCTGGAGGCCAACCCGCGGGCCAGCCGCACCGTGCCCTTCGTCTCCAAGGCCGTGAACCACCCGCTCGCCAAGAGTGCCGCTCGCATCGCCGTGGGGCAGACGCTGGAGCACATCGGCTTTACCGAGACGCCCACGCCCCCCATGTACTCGGTCAAGGAAGTCCACCTGCCCTTCCTGAAGTTCAAGGGGGTGCTGCCCGTCCTCGGCCCGGAGATGAAGAGCACGGGCGAGAGCATGGGCATTGACACGGACCCGTACCTCGCCTTCTACCGCGCGGAGCTGGGGGCCAAGAGCAACCTGCCGCTGTCGGGCACGGCGCTCCTCCTCGGGGACGGTCTGGACGATGTGGCCGCCACGCTGGAGGGCGCGGGGCTGCGGGTCATCCGCGAGCAGGAAGGCGACACGCTGCCCGACCTCCTCATCGACGTGACCGCCTCGCCGCTCCTGCGCCTCGCGTTGGAGCGCGGCAAGCCCATCGTCAGCACCCGCGAGGGCGCCGAGTGGACGGCCAGGGCGATAGCCGCGGCGAAGGGGAGGGAGTTGGGGGTCAGGAGCTTGCAGGAGTGGCAGGCGGGGGAAGCGGTGGCGTACTAAGAGTAAACAGAAACGACAGATAGGGAGGAGTAAAACTCCTTCCCTGCTTACTTGTAATCAAAGGGATTAAAGTGGGTTACGCCATCCTCGCGCGCCCACTCCCAGGGACGCGGGTGAGCCCCGGGACTGGGATCACTATTTTTTTGCCTCACACCATTATCAACACTTTCCTTCCTCGGATTGTCCTTGTAGTCCGTTTTACTTGAAGGACGTGCGCCTAAACTACTTTCTAAGATACTCAAACTAATTCCTGGTACAGATTTCAACATGTTGTATAACGCTTCTCGCGTTAATATCTTTCCAGACCGCTCTGGCTTGCGCTCATAATTTACGGGAAGGGTAGTTATTTTACGAATAAAAAACAAAACATCAAAGAATTCTCCATGTCTACTAAATAATAGAGTAGAACCGCCTAGAAGTTTTCCATCTATAAATATTTGGTACGCGACTATAGTTTGTTGAGAATCTGGAGCAGGAGCAGCGACTTTCATATTAGAGATTCCCGAAAAAACACTTTGAGGAGCAGAAAAATAACTTTGATCCCTTAACCAAACTTCAAGATGCGCGGGATTGAATGGAATTGTTGTTCCATTGACGCATCCATTCTTAGTTCGCACGGAGACTAGTTGTCGCCCGAAACCGTCTGTCAAAATCTCGACCAGCCGATTACACTGCTGCTTACTATCGAAACAAATAGGACGACCTCCGAGCTGCCGACCATAGATGAAAATATGGGCACACCATTTTATATTAGCAACTCGCTCCTGTTTACACAATTTGTTTTGAGCGTTGACATCTGTATCAGAGTTCTTTTGGGGGATGCCTCTTTTATTACCTACATCTTTCTTCTTTGAGGGCTGAAGCTTAGACTGATTCAAAATTTGAATAAATTTTGACTCCTCACTCTGTACCAGGAGTGTGTAGTTCGAAGCAAATTCAGATAGTACTTTTTGAATACCTTGATCGTCTATGGATAGCGATTCGCTGGAGAGCAGAATCTGGATTGACCCAAAACAAGAAGCTAACTCCTCAGAGCTAAACTCTTGATCAAGATGTCTTTTGCTTAACTCGATAGCTCTAGTTTTCCATACTTCACGGAGTCTAATTAGTTCTTCACAAAATTTTACGATCTCAACTTGAGTCTCTAAAATCTTTTTTCCACTGATAGTACCTTGGCTTTGATGCCACTTGCGCGCCTGCTCAAAAAGTATAAGATACTCCTCCTGAGCTTGTTGCAAGCATAGGCAGTGCCCTAGTGTGGTATGCGCGCTTCGCTTCAAAGCCTGACGTATTACTTCACGCCCCAACCGCACTCGCCCCAGATCAGGTGTTGCCGTGAACTGCTTGAGTTGAGCTATGCGTTTGGGGCGACTCGACATGGACCACTATATGCAGATCAGCCGTACTCGTGTGTGCGAATTTGCGGCTCAACCTGCACGCCTCTGCCCCGGCACAGGCCGCAGCTCCAGACGGTGGGGGTGGGGTAGGGGTGGGGTGGGGGCAAGGGGTGTGGGAGAATAGAGCTGTGAGATTCGTCCGCACCATCCAAGCCACGACCCGCGAGGAGGCCGAACGCGCCGACCGGGAAGCGAACTGGGCCAAGACCCCTCAGGAGCGGCTGGCCGAGGTGGAGTTCCTGCGCGCTCAGAGGTATCCCGGTGGAGTTGCCCCCAGATTTCAGCGAGTTCTTGAGATTGCTCAGCGCCCACGGGGTTGAGTACC
The genomic region above belongs to Deinococcus aerius and contains:
- a CDS encoding pyridoxal phosphate-dependent aminotransferase, producing the protein MPELLPRARSSSESVFAHMSRLAVQYGAVNLGQGFPSDPPPAFLLDAARRAVGVSDQYAPPAGLPLLRDAIGADLGVDGADVVVTSGATEALNILALALYGPGDEVLMLEPVFDVYVPQARLAGALPVTVPMRLTDAEGWTLDLDAVRNAVTPRTRALLLNSPYNPTGTVFSRAELEALVALARQHDLWIVSDEVYDELYFGERPVPLRDLAPERTFTVGSAGKRLEATGWRVGWVACPPGLAGNIAAIRQVGSFCTPTPFQVAVAAALPVARREGFYEGLRAEYGERMGLLANGLRELGATVFEPRGTYFLTARRPGWQAEALVRDAGVAVIPGEAFYLNHPAPRGLLRLAFCKARAELEQALERLSRLAEVGVGE
- a CDS encoding LysE/ArgO family amino acid transporter; protein product: MPPFLRGLTLGLSLIVAIGPQNALVLRQGLTRRYAGLAALTCSLADTALTTFGVLGVGALLAGSPVLVTLGTLAGATFLLWYGWRSFQSARHTGTLQPEGQAAQTPGTVLVTAAAFSLLNPHALLDTVVLIGGASAGLGSAGRTAFLLGTILASWLWFFGLALLAGRFAPLMRSPRAWQVLDVLIGVVMWGIAVGLVRSVFSGG
- a CDS encoding PIN domain-containing protein → MDANVVVGELLRRRGQAKFETLEAELFIAPRAFGEATYELERRLEPLARRAGFSDAQKRAWLLTALNLLRRRVTVIPEETFAPFEPQARLRVPQDPDDWPTVALALALSADVWTEDGDFFGCGLAVWRTDVLYTHLDDLGASSS
- a CDS encoding DUF5615 family PIN-like protein, yielding MPERMAETLVYWIDAQLPPALAPWLTATFGVEAYSVAYLGYRNAEDEVIFQAARAAGVVMVSKDADFLERLVRLGPPPRLLYVTCGNTSKARLMEIFGRNFVQAHQLLLAGEPIVEITS
- a CDS encoding tetratricopeptide repeat protein yields the protein MAKPIDVLVEKANRIMDGTHQGLEDWRDALQIYEQAGSMGSGEAFFRLGQMYDFGKGPKQNIEKAIANYKKAAQLGEAKAYAGLVTIYGHLKDYQNGRKIFSLLLTETTKPISEKRTVDLVACFISYVAVMRFPDSLDKELALRGLPYAMRGAKDMLGLARVTGIRLGGDMVAGFKTVYSLSQSYLGKNEKLDEQIASFQNELTSYLSSNRQTQ
- the carB gene encoding carbamoyl-phosphate synthase large subunit, which translates into the protein MPKRTDLQTILILGSGPIQIGQAAEFDYSGTQALKALKKEGYRLVLVNSNPATIMTDPDLADATYLEPLTPEFVRKVIEKERPDALLPTLGGQTALNLAMDLNANGTLAEFGVELIGANAEAIHKGEDREAFQAAMKKIGVETARGKMVHSMEEAVEYQKEIGLPIVIRPSFTLGGTGGGIAHTYEDFLKITEGGLRDSPVHSVLLEESILGWKEYELEVMRDHADTVVIITSIENFDPMGVHTGDSITVAPAQTLSDVEYQRLRDMSLAIIREIGVDTGGSNIQFAVNPDNGRVIVIEMNPRVSRSSALASKATGFPIAKIAALLAVGYHLDELPNDITRSTPASFEPSIDYVVTKIPRFAFEKFPGTSDALGTQMRSVGEVMAIGRTFKESVQKALRSIESDVRGTFAAMSDDELRGLLYGNPRRLEAVLELLRRGEGVAALHDATKIDRWFLGQLQEIVDAEKEIADLGPIQSWKYEIWREVKRLGFSDARLGELVGLSELEIRELRKAAKATPVYKTVDTCAAEFEAYTPYHYSTYEWEDEVTPTDKPKVVILGSGPNRIGQGVEFDYATVHAVWALQEAGYETIMVNSNPETVSTDYDTADRLYFEPLTFEDVMNIVEHEKPVGVIVQLGGQTPLKLARRLADAGAPIIGTPPATIHEAEDRASFNALCERLGLPQPRGKVAETPAQARELAAELGFPLMARPSYVLGGRAMRTVRSMEELTTYLDEVYAAVEGQPSILLDQFLEGALELDVDTLCDGERAVVAGVMEHVEAAGVHSGDSACVLPPVNLSPELLARVKADTERLALELGVRGLMNVQWAVKDGTAYILEANPRASRTVPFVSKAVNHPLAKSAARIAVGQTLEHIGFTETPTPPMYSVKEVHLPFLKFKGVLPVLGPEMKSTGESMGIDTDPYLAFYRAELGAKSNLPLSGTALLLGDGLDDVAATLEGAGLRVIREQEGDTLPDLLIDVTASPLLRLALERGKPIVSTREGAEWTARAIAAAKGRELGVRSLQEWQAGEAVAY